From the Rhinoraja longicauda isolate Sanriku21f chromosome 5, sRhiLon1.1, whole genome shotgun sequence genome, the window attctgaagggggagggtaaatAGCCAGAGGTCATTGTCCTTTTTAGTACCAATGATTTAAGAAGGAAGAGTGATGAGAAGCCTGCAAAAATAATTAGGGAGTTGGGTAGTaaattaaaaagcaggacctctaaTCTCAGAAGGACCTAATCTCAGAAGGACCTAATCTCCGAATGACTCACCATGCCACGAGAGAGCGAAGCAAGAAGGAGAAAGATAGGACAGTTAAACACATGGATAAGGAGCTGGCGCAGGAAGGAGAGTGTGTGGGTACATTGATCATTGAGCTCTCTTCCAGGGCAGGTGgggcctgtacaaaagggatgggttgcacttgGACTGGAGGGAAACCAGTAGTTGTTTCCTGTATCCACAAAGTCAGTCCTTCATTCCTGGAACCATTTTTGAAAATCACCTTTGTACCCTCTTAAAAGCCTTCAAATGGTGTCATGCACAGAATTGGACACAATcttccacctgaaccccaggcAATGTTTGTTGAAGCAGCCATGCAAGTTTGAAGTAAAAACAAGTAAAAACAAAACCTGCTGAtattactcagtaggtcagacaataTTTGTGGAGAGGGACACAGTTGTGGCCCATAGGGCAATAGAGTCATGTTCTCCATCAAGTACCCACTTCTACTCATCTCACCttattctcccacattctcatcaacactCCTTACCCAGATCCTATCCATTACCTACTCGGGAGGGAACTATACAATGactaatctttgggatgtggagagaaactggagcactggggGGAAActcatgttcacagggagaacgtgcacctACCTGATTCAAATCAGGCAAGGGTGATTTTTACAGGCCGAGAACACCTTGACAATACGATGGAGATGTGTGCAGGGCTGAGGGTTAAAGTCCCAAATGTCAACAGATGACATGAATGGGACAAATGTCAAAGATTTTCAAATTAAATAGCCTTTTGTACCTCTTTTCATAGGAATTTCTTAAAACCAAGAAAGCAAAATCTAACTATCTCCAGGGTTATGAAATAATGTTGGATTTCTTTGGAATGAAACTAGAAGACAAAAACACAGGGACAGTGGCTCGTGCTTCAAACTGGAAGGAACGATTTCAGCATCTCAATGAGTAAGTGTATGAGGAACCAGTGTCTTTCACTGAGGCAAACAAACCCAGAGAAAGCTATCAAAGCCATCAGGTACAGGcccatgatgggggggggggggaggggagtgtcaaAAGGGAGGCTCTGTGATTGAATGCGAAGTAGGCAGAATGACAAAAGGGATCAGAGTTTAAGACCAGGTTAAAGAGAGAGCAAATGGCAGTAGGCGAGATAGGATCATTATCAGCACCCTATGTGGAAACAAGGGGAGTGATATTATGATCTCAcatggggggaaagatttaaatgacAATTAGCTAATGAAAGTGACGAATAATACTTGGATATTGTTCCCAACACTATTTCATTTTCAAGCCTGCAACCTCCCTGGATCTCTTATTATTTTATGGCAATTATCAAGACAGGGAGAGCAAAAGGGAAAAGGTAAGGAGAGGGAGATCCCCGAAGAAGGAAAGTAAAGAATATTCTCGTCAGAAAGGTTAAAAGTGGTGCTGGGTCACAAAGGGCTTGAGACACGATAATGGAATTCAGAGGAATGTGGAAAATATCTTGATAGACATCAGTTTTCCGATTGAGCAATGACAAGCAGACAGCCTCAGGATTATCCAGGTGTGTGAGAGTgtcatagataggagttacagtgaGGTGGTCATTTCCAAGGTACAAACAGAAAGTGGAtggaggaattccacagattcgccaccctctgaccaaagaaattcctcctcaattccttcctaaaggaacgtccttttatgttgaggttatgacctctggtcctagactctcccactagtggaaacatcctctccacatccactctatccaggcctttcactatccgataagtttcaatgaggtcccccctcatccttctaaactccagtgagtccagtgccttcaaacgctcaccaaatgttaacccgctcattctggttggtgggtatatgaaacgagctgccagaagaaatagttgaggcaattacaaaaacaccatttaaaaggacAGATAttgggacagatacatggacaaggTAGGTTGAGGGGGGTATTggataaatgcaggcaaataggacgagcttagatggagcatcttggttggcatggacaagttgggccaaaggtcagtgctgtatgactatgagtaGACACATCGAAAGAACTTTCAAACAAGTTTCAAATCTTGCAACTGATCTGATCTCAGCAAATGCAACCAGCAAGTGTATGGCCAAGTAAATGGGATAATGACCTGCTAATATTCATCTCAAAATAGTGTTTGTTAAATTTCTATTGGTCAAGGATTAGATGAATTTCTGAAGTCTTCAAACTGTGTGTCCTGATGAGGTAGACTGGTAAATGAGTTAAAACACAGCAATGTCTCATCCCTTCTCATGCAATGTCTTTCATGATTTATTGGGTTGAGTCTTTGGGGTAAGGCCTGAACTGTAATCTAAACCAAAGATGTTAGTGAGGCCTCTGAGCCACCAATTATTTGTAAATCAATGTTGATGCTCCGGTATTTTGACGTGTATCAACCAAATGCCAATTATTTAATTTGACACTGCCCTTATTTTTTAAAGATCCGAGCACAATTATCTGAGAATCACCCGCATTTTAAAAAGTTTAGGAGAATTTAAGTTTGAGAGCTTCCAGATTCACCTCGTCCACTTCCTGCTGTACGAGGCTTTAGTTGAAGAGACTCTGCCCAACATGTTGCACAGTGCTTTGGAATATTTTGTTTACACAATAAAATCCAGGCAAGAAAGAAGGAAACTCCTGCGCTTTGCCCACCAGCATTATAAGCCACCAGAGAATTTTATCTGGGGGCCTCCCAGGAAGGAGGCATCAGGAGCTAAAGGTACCATAACCAAGTTGTCCTCTCTATCGGAGAAGACTTTATCTGCTCAAGAGAAAACTAGGTGTGAAGCCATGAGCGATAAGTCAAGAACCAACGTTGAATTGGCAGCTGGGACAGAGTTGGCCTCATCTAGTGAAACCTGTCCAGAAACAGGCACGCATCAAAAAGAACAACTCGCAGATCAAGGCAACACAAAGGTAGAAAATGTTGCAGCCAAGAATAACATCTTTGTCAAAGAGAAGAGTGATCATCAGGTGATTACAAAGCCTAAAGTACCAACAGAAATCAACATTGGTGATCAAGCACTTCAGAGTCAAACACAAAATGGAGAGGATACTGACACAACAGAGAAATAGTTACAAGAATTCCAAGAGGACATTATTTTCTAATATGATTATAGAACAAGGCACTAGTCCAGCCAACTGTGAATAGGTGGTCAAAGGCAGGTCTCAAGCTGAAGCTCCATGACAAAGCATTCCTTGCGACTCCTTGCTCTGCCGATGGACATGCTAATGATTGTAtttttttatatatttctaaCAATGTGTAAAAGAGGCTGAATGTTTATATAACGTGGGCAGTGTTGCACTCAAAATAATagtctgcaattttattatgttgtttGGGGTCTCTTCAGTTTTTGTAAAACTTTTTATACAGGAGGTACATTCTGTCCTGAATGCAAGGTGCAAAATATTGtttaattaataaaaataatagtCCATAAATTTGTATAGACTATAATACTATACCAGTGTAACTGAGTTAGATTGCATTAGCAATCATTTCACAGTTGTACTTGTGTACTTGTAGCCCAGGCACAATTTACTTTTTGCTAAAGTAAATATGCAATTTACGTTAGCAAACCCAATATTTTCCCAGCATCGACCATGAACCGA encodes:
- the ogfrl1 gene encoding opioid growth factor receptor-like protein 1 isoform X2, translated to MGNSQLWSAREPATVEECDSTWESDSEPEEQQQALAQKPLATAEVEEARGGGSGEVQNMDNPDTSFKRKRSYFAARDLYMYRHGYPAKSRENSGQVNLKFYMKEIPLKPDGIYIDDILTTWKGDYDKLENNHTYIQWLFPLREPGLNWHAEELTTEEIKEFLKTKKAKSNYLQGYEIMLDFFGMKLEDKNTGTVARASNWKERFQHLNESEHNYLRITRILKSLGEFKFESFQIHLVHFLLYEALVEETLPNMLHSALEYFVYTIKSRQERRKLLRFAHQHYKPPENFIWGPPRKEASGAKGTITKLSSLSEKTLSAQEKTRCEAMSDKSRTNVELAAGTELASSSETCPETGTHQKEQLADQGNTKVENVAAKNNIFVKEKSDHQVITKPKVPTEINIGDQALQSQTQNGEDTDTTEK
- the ogfrl1 gene encoding opioid growth factor receptor-like protein 1 isoform X1, coding for MGNSQLWSAREPATVEECDSTWESDSEPEEQQQALAQKPLATAEVEEARGGGSGEVQNMDNPDTSFKRKRSYFAARDLYMYRHGYPVTKAKSRENSGQVNLKFYMKEIPLKPDGIYIDDILTTWKGDYDKLENNHTYIQWLFPLREPGLNWHAEELTTEEIKEFLKTKKAKSNYLQGYEIMLDFFGMKLEDKNTGTVARASNWKERFQHLNESEHNYLRITRILKSLGEFKFESFQIHLVHFLLYEALVEETLPNMLHSALEYFVYTIKSRQERRKLLRFAHQHYKPPENFIWGPPRKEASGAKGTITKLSSLSEKTLSAQEKTRCEAMSDKSRTNVELAAGTELASSSETCPETGTHQKEQLADQGNTKVENVAAKNNIFVKEKSDHQVITKPKVPTEINIGDQALQSQTQNGEDTDTTEK
- the ogfrl1 gene encoding opioid growth factor receptor-like protein 1 isoform X3 encodes the protein MDNPDTSFKRKRSYFAARDLYMYRHGYPVTKAKSRENSGQVNLKFYMKEIPLKPDGIYIDDILTTWKGDYDKLENNHTYIQWLFPLREPGLNWHAEELTTEEIKEFLKTKKAKSNYLQGYEIMLDFFGMKLEDKNTGTVARASNWKERFQHLNESEHNYLRITRILKSLGEFKFESFQIHLVHFLLYEALVEETLPNMLHSALEYFVYTIKSRQERRKLLRFAHQHYKPPENFIWGPPRKEASGAKGTITKLSSLSEKTLSAQEKTRCEAMSDKSRTNVELAAGTELASSSETCPETGTHQKEQLADQGNTKVENVAAKNNIFVKEKSDHQVITKPKVPTEINIGDQALQSQTQNGEDTDTTEK